A window of the Cannabis sativa cultivar Pink pepper isolate KNU-18-1 chromosome X, ASM2916894v1, whole genome shotgun sequence genome harbors these coding sequences:
- the LOC115725333 gene encoding uncharacterized protein LOC115725333, with the protein MAKFWWKSQSNSSSKGVSWMSWNKLSHHKDVGGLGFRNLRDYNLAFLGKQEWRLLTNENSLVSKLYKARYFPNGDFLSAELGSNPSFIWRSIWEAKSLVKMGARRAIGDGKLTAVIGVPWLPGNEDQCITTVHPSLVGRNVDCLMKMEGRGWDEELVNDIFNAHDRNLIFSIQLSETPCDDCWYWSKEASGGYSVQSAYKLMQQQNGSWSTAGADKKWQQLWLLDIPAKVKHMLWRVLSAIDFKGGGGTPDFANWFGEALLKDTTTVVEERAMIAWQIWLARNDILWSNKTTTVYEVVRSARTNLDSWKNAQVQRTAPLLNVNHSNGREHWMKPMNHKLKINVDGAIFEAENCFGVGCVIRDQTARLVEAISISKHGGVTPEIAEAIGVKEALSWIKKKALSDVEIETDSLVVVQAINGGVTMTSQFGMLVHDCRMMRSANRAAYWVARQSYFMSDCTFNELNAPSELISIVMDESLS; encoded by the exons ATGGCCAAATTTTGGTGGAAATCTCAATCCAATTCTAGTTCTAAAGGAGttagttggatgagttggaatAAATTGAGCCATCATAAGGATGTAGGGGGTCTTGGGTTTCGAAATCTAAGGGATTATAATTTAGCTTTTTTGGGGAAACAAGAGTGGAGGCTACTTACAAATGAGAATTCACTTGTTTCTAAGCTTTACAAAGCTAGATATTTTCCTAATGGAGACTTCCTTAGTGCAGAATTGGGATCTAACCCAAGTTTTATATGGCGTAGTATATGGGAGGCTAAAAGTTTGGTCAAGATGGGTGCAAGAAGGGCTATTGGAGATGGTAAGTTGACTGCGGTTATTGGTGTTCCTTGGCTTCCTGGGAATGAAGATCAATGTATCACGACTGTCCATCCAAGTCTAGTTGGGAGGAACGTGGATTGCCTTATGAAGATGGAAGGGAGGGGCTGGGATGAGGAGTTAGTTAATGACATATTCAATGCTCATGACAGaaacttgattttttcaattcaattaaGTGAAACTCCTTGTGATGATTGCTGGTACTGGTCTAAAGAAGCTTCAGGTGGGTACTCTGTTCAAAGTGCATATAAGCTGATGCAGCAGCAAAATGGCTCTTGGTCGACTGCTGGTGCAGACAAAAAATGGCAGCAGCTGTGGCTTTTGGACATACCTGCTAAAGTTAAGCATATGCTATGGCGAGTGTTGTCGG CAATTGACTTTAAAGGGGGAGGGGGGACACCAGATTTTGCTAACTGGTTTGGGGAAGCTTTGCTGAAGGATACAACAACTGTAGTGGAGGAAAGGGCTATGATAGCATGGCAAATTTGGTTGGCTCGCAATGACATCTTGTGGAGCAACAAAACAACTACAGTTTACGAAGTGGTGCGATCGGCAAGAACTAATCTTGACAGCTGGAAGAATGCTCAAGTTCAAAGGACAGCTCCATTACTTAATGTTAATCATAGTAATGGTAGGGAGCATTGGATGAAACCTATGAATCACAAGCTCAAGATAAATGTTGATGGTGCCATTTTTGAAGCTGAAAATTGTTTTGGTGTTGGCTGTGTAATCCGAGATCAGACAGCAAGGCTTGTGGAGGCTATTTCTATAAGCAAACATGGTGGGGTTACTCCTGAAATAGCTGAAGCAATTGGGGTGAAAGAGGCCTTGAGTTGGATAAAAAAGAAAGCATTATCGGATGTGGAAATTGAGACAGATTCATTAGTAGTTGTCCAAGCTATTAATGGAGGTGTCACAATGACCTCTCAATTCGGAATGTTGGTGCATGATTGTCGTATGATG CGATCAGCAAATAGGGCTGCCTATTGGGTTGCTAGACAGTCCTATTTTATGTCAGATTGTACTTTTAATGAGCTTAATGCTCCTTCTGAATTGATTTCTATTGTAATGGATGAAAGTTTAAGTTGA
- the LOC115725325 gene encoding uncharacterized protein LOC115725325 — protein MSSGHDLQAGVVGITESVHVALVEEAPTEGSQAMVLVVMPQQGATLEIVVEDEPTTEEGPSKKDNGKKRAKTPPAAQAYNDSIWEMDEKANYIQSFIYDSIIIATTIIAPTTTTTPSTNSTTTTTTTTKTSTTTTANSSTPNYFASYTTISTFKLNKRFCKK, from the coding sequence GATCTCCAAGCAGGCGTTGTAGGAATCACTGAGAGTGTGCATGTCGCTCTTGTTGAGGAAGCTCCAACGGAAGGTAGCCAGGCTATGGTTCTCGTTGTAATGCCTCAGCAAGGGGCAACTCTAGAAATTGTCGTAGAGGATGAACCTACTACAGAGGAAGGACCCTCCAAAAAGGACAATGGAAAAAAGAGGGCCAAGACACCCCCAGCCGCACAGGCTTACAATGACTCCATTTGGGAGATGGACGAAAAAGCTAACTATATCCAATCTTTCATCTACGACAGCATCATTATCGCAACAACAATAATAgcaccaacaacaacaacaacaccatCAACAAATTCCAccaccacaacaacaacaacaacaaaaacttCCACCACAACAACTGCAAATAGTTCCACCCCAAATTACTTTGCCTCTTATACAACAATTAGCACCTTCAAACTCAACAAACGTTTttgcaaaaaataa